In Chryseobacterium salivictor, the DNA window TTGCCGGCGGTCATATCAAGAATTCCATCAACATTCCTGTAGATCAACTTCTGAAAAATCTATCGAGATTGAAAGACAAAAACAAAACCATCATCACGTGTTGCGCTTCTGGAATGAGAAGTGCTTCTGCAAAAACGCTGCTTGTAAAAAATGGCTATACCGATGTTCATAACGGCGGCGGTTGGGCAAGTTTAAACAGTAAAATTTAAAAAAATGGAACCTCATTTATATAACGTAGATATTACCTGGTCGAAAGACCGGCAGGGAGAAATGTCTTCACCGGAACTTTCCACAACCGTAGAAATCGCTACTCCACCGCAATTCCCAAAAGGCGTGGAAGGAATTTGGTCTCCCGAACATTTGTTCACTTCTGCAGTTGCAAGTTGCCTGATGACCACATTTTTATCTATCGCGGAAAATTCCAAATTAGAGTTCACAGGTTTCACGTGCAAATCACACGGAAAACTGGAGCAAATAGAAGGAAAATTCCTAATGACAGAAGTTATTTTGGAACCAACTGTTACTATTGCGAATGAAAGCGAACGTGAAAAAGCAGAACGTGTTTTACAAAAATCTAAGCAGCATTGCTTGATCTCCAATTCAATAAAGTCGAAAGTCACAATGAAAACTACAATCGTCACTCTTTAAAAACACATCTTATCAATGATAGAAATAAAACCTCGAGAAGTCGGGGTTTTGTTTTTTTCATCCAATATGAAACCAGCAAAATTTCTTTATTAATGGGCTTTGTGATAAACATCACTGTACAGGATTTTTCACAGTCTTACTTTTGTCATCAAATTAAGATTTATGAAAAAATTATTGTTTTTACTCTTTATTTCTACCCAAATTTTTGGTCAGGATACTCTTCAGATTTCTAAAAAAGATTTGGAAGCCCGAATTGAAGGACAAAATTTATCGGTAAAATTAGCCAACGATGAAGTGAATGCTGCAAAAGCAAGTTTACTGGAAACCAGAGCGATGTATTTGCCTAATGTAACCGCTTCTTACACGGGAATTTCCACCAATAATCCATTGATGGCATTTGGTTCAAAACTGAATCAGGAGCGCATTACGATGATGGATTTTGATCCGGCAAAACTCAACAATCCAGATAATATTTTCAATTTCGCCACGAAACTGGAAGTTCAGCAACCGATTTTTAATAAAGATGCCGTTTATCGGAAAAAAGCGGGCGAAGTTCAGGTAGATGTTTTAAAAATAAAAGCAGAACGAACCAAAGAATATCTTCAGTTCGATTTGAATAAAGCCTATCTGCAACTGCAAATGGCTTATAAAGTGGTTAATGTTTTGGAAAAAGCCAGACAAACCACACTTGCCAATAAAAAAGTCATCGACAATTATTACAAAAACGGCATGATACAAAAATCAGAAGTTCTGTACATGGAGGTAAGAGTTTCCGAAATCGAAAGCCAAATTCAATATGCGAAATCCAATGTGAGAAATACATCTGATTATCTCTATTTTTTGTTGAACGAAGATTCTAACAATAAAGTTCTTAAACCTCAGGACGAATTCTCTTATCAGGAAAATATTGTAGAAGAAAATCCGCAACTGAATGTGAACAGAAAAGATTTGCAGGCGTATGAGAAATCTTTGGAAGCATACCATTATCTCATCAAATCATCGGAAGCGAAATTCTTACCCAAATTAAATGCATTCGGCAGTTTTGAATTACATGACAACAAGCCCTATCAGTTTAATGCCAACGGATATTTGGTCGGACTGCAATTATCCTGGAATATTTTCGACGGTTTAAAAGCGAAAAGCGAACAGGAAAAATACCGCGCAGATTTATCCAAAGCACAAACTGAAATTCAGCAATACCAAAAACAAAATCAGTTGGAACTCAACAAATCTTACCGACAGGTTTTAGATGCAGACCGAAAAGTTTCCCTCACCAAATTATCTTGGGAACAAAGCGGTGAAGCATATAGAATCCGAAAAAACAGATACGGTCAAGGTTTAGAAAAATCATCAGATTTACTTTCCGCCGAAACCCAAATGTCCCAAAAAGAACTGGAATATCAGCAGGCCATTTTCGAATATAATTCGGTTTTGGAATATTATAAATTTTTAAAATAGCAATCAGACAAATAGAGAATAGACGAATCTCTATTATCTATTATCTATTATCTATTATCTAAGAAATGAGATTAAGAGACATGAGATTGAGACAAAATCCAACTTCTATCTAAATTCTCACATCTATTATCTATCAGTCTATTATCTATCATCTTTTAAAAAAAATACTTATGAAAATATTAGTTTACTCCGTCCTTCTTTTAGGATTATCGATGAGTTGTTCCGCTGACGAAAAAGGTGCAGCGCTTTCACAAAAACCGGTTCAGGTAACCGTCAATCAACCGGAATCCAATTCTGAAGGTGCTTTTGCAACCGCAAGCGGAAAATTAGTTTCCAAAAATTCTGTAAATGTAAGCACCAGAATGATGGGCTATATCACCGGACTGCGCGCAGAAGTTGGGCAAAATGTGCGTGCTGGTCAACTGCTGGTAAGCATCAATTCCACCGATATTCAGGCAAAAGGTGGACAAGCCAACGCCCAGATTTCACAGGCACAGGCAAATTTTAACAGTGCTAAAAAAGATTACGACCGTTTTTCTAATTTATATAAAAGCCAAAGTGCTTCTCAAAAAGAATTGGATGATATGCGAGCGCGGTACGAAATGGCAAAAGCAGGATTAGACGCGGCTCAAGCAATGAAAAGTGAAGTGAATGCACAATACAGATACACCAATATTACCGCGCCCATTTCCGGAGTCATTACTGCAAAATATGCCGAACAAGGCGATATGGCAAGTCCGGGAATGCCTTTGCTGACGATCGAATCTCCATCTGCTTTACAGGCACAGGTATTGGTTTCTGAGCAAAATATCACTTTAATAAAACAGGGAATTCCTGTGAAAATCACCTTGAAATCAACCAATCAGGAAGTCGGCGGAACAGTTGCGGAAATCAGCAGATCGTCCGCAAACACAGGTGGACAATACTTGGTTAAGGTGAATGTCTCCGACAGTGCCAATCTCCTCTCAGGAATGTTTGTGAACGTTCAATTCCCCTTTAAAAATAATGGAAAAACGAATCTGGATTTCCAGGAAGGTGTGATGATTCCCAAATCTGCTTTGGTAGAAAACGGACAGTTAACCGGAGTTTATACCGTAAGTTCAAACAATACTGCAATTCTTCGTTGGGTGAAAACCGGAAAACATTTCGGCGATCAGGTGGAGATTTTATCCGGTCTGAATGCGAAAGAACCGTACATCGTTTCTGCAGAAGGAAAATTGTTTAACGGAGCCAAAGTCACTAAATAATGTAACAATATATCAATGTAACAGTTTACCAAATTGGTACAGCATTAAATTGTTTTATTGGTAAACTAAAATTTAAAATTATGCAAGAAGGAATAGCAGGGAAGATTGCCAAAGTCTTTATCAATTCAAAACTCACCATTCTATTAATGGTTGCTTTGATGGTAATTGGCGCATACAGTTCCACTTTAATACCGAGAGAAGAAGAGCCGCAGATCATTGTTCCGATGGCAGATGTAATGGTCGGTTATCCCGGTGCAAATCCCACAGAAGTAGAAAACCGCGTGGTGAAACCTTTGGAAAAAATAATTTCCAACATCAAAGGTGTAGAGCATGTTCACAGCATGGCGATGAACGGAAAAGCCATGATTATCGTACAATTTTACGTGGGCGAAGACACCGAACGTTCTTACGTGAAACTCTACGATGAGATGATGAAGAACAAAAACATCTTCCCAAAAGGAGTGTATGAACCTTTGATAAAAACGCGTTCCATCGACGATGTTCCTATGTTGGGTTTAACGCTTTGGAGCGAAAAATATAACGATTTTCAGTTAAGACAAATTACAGAAGAACTTTCATCTGAAATAAAAAAGGTGAAAGATGTTTCTTTAACTAACGTGATTGGAGGAAGAAGCCGACAGTTAAAAGTAATTATTGATAAAGATAAAATGGCAGAATCCAATGTAGATGCATTGGGAATTATGCAGATGATTCAGGCGAATAACGGAAGTTCCCAATCCGGAAGTTTCTCCAGTAACGATCAGGAATATTTACTCACAACAGGTGAATTTTTAAGTTCTGCCGAAGAGGTCGGAAATCTCGTGATCGGAACTTCGCAAAATATGCCGGTTTATTTGAAACAGGTAGCAAAAATTGAAGACGGTGCTTCCTCTTCCACGAATTATGTAAAGCAACCGAAAAAGGCAAGAGTTTCTTATCAGAATATCCTGCGGTAACGCTTTCTGTTTCGAAAGTTAAAGGTGCAGATGCAATGCATATTTCCGAGAAAATTTTAGCAAAAGTAGAAACTTTAAAGAAAACTCTAATTCCCAATGATGTTCATGTAGAAGTCACCCGGAATTACGGGGAAACTGCGTCTCATAAAGTTTCAGAATTAATGGGACACTTGGGAATCGCCATTGTTGCCGTAACCATTTTGGTGATGCTTGCCATGGGATGGAGAGGCGGATTGGTCGTTTTTCTATCGGTTCCTTTAACTTTTGCTTTAACGCTTTTTTCCTATTATATGTTGGGTTATACGCTCAATAGAATTACGCTTTTCGCCCTGGTTTTCGTAGTGGGAATCGTTGTTGATGACAGTATTATCATTGCAGAAAATATGCACCGGCATTTTCACATGAAGAAATTACCGTTCAAGCAAGCCGCAATTTTCGCCATCAACGAAGTAGGAAATCCGACAATTTTGGCAACATTTACGGTAATTGCAGCGATTTTACCGATGGCATTTGTCTCCGGAATGATGGGGCCTTATATGTCTCCAATGCCTATTGGAGCGTCGATTGCGATGTTACTTTCCCTTTTCGTAGCATTGACGATTACGCCTTATTTAGGATTCCATTTATTAAAGGTAAAAGATTCTGAAGAACATAAAGAAGAACAGGGTCTGGAAACAGGTTTCATCTACAAAATTTACAAAAAAATTGAGCAACCATTGCTGGATAATGGTAAAAAAAGATGGACGATGCTCGGAGTTACTTTTATATTATTAATGATTTCCATGTTGGCTTTTGGTGCAAAATGGGTGGCGGTAAAAATGCTTCCGTTTGACAACAAAAATGAAGTTCAAGTGGTCATCGATATGCCCGAAGGAACGACTTTAGAAAGAACTGCGGCC includes these proteins:
- a CDS encoding rhodanese-like domain-containing protein, whose amino-acid sequence is MLDTINQLFGFNKTDYADLIKNGAVIVDVRSKEEFAGGHIKNSINIPVDQLLKNLSRLKDKNKTIITCCASGMRSASAKTLLVKNGYTDVHNGGGWASLNSKI
- a CDS encoding OsmC family protein — its product is MEPHLYNVDITWSKDRQGEMSSPELSTTVEIATPPQFPKGVEGIWSPEHLFTSAVASCLMTTFLSIAENSKLEFTGFTCKSHGKLEQIEGKFLMTEVILEPTVTIANESEREKAERVLQKSKQHCLISNSIKSKVTMKTTIVTL
- a CDS encoding TolC family protein, with the protein product MKKLLFLLFISTQIFGQDTLQISKKDLEARIEGQNLSVKLANDEVNAAKASLLETRAMYLPNVTASYTGISTNNPLMAFGSKLNQERITMMDFDPAKLNNPDNIFNFATKLEVQQPIFNKDAVYRKKAGEVQVDVLKIKAERTKEYLQFDLNKAYLQLQMAYKVVNVLEKARQTTLANKKVIDNYYKNGMIQKSEVLYMEVRVSEIESQIQYAKSNVRNTSDYLYFLLNEDSNNKVLKPQDEFSYQENIVEENPQLNVNRKDLQAYEKSLEAYHYLIKSSEAKFLPKLNAFGSFELHDNKPYQFNANGYLVGLQLSWNIFDGLKAKSEQEKYRADLSKAQTEIQQYQKQNQLELNKSYRQVLDADRKVSLTKLSWEQSGEAYRIRKNRYGQGLEKSSDLLSAETQMSQKELEYQQAIFEYNSVLEYYKFLK
- a CDS encoding efflux RND transporter periplasmic adaptor subunit, yielding MKILVYSVLLLGLSMSCSADEKGAALSQKPVQVTVNQPESNSEGAFATASGKLVSKNSVNVSTRMMGYITGLRAEVGQNVRAGQLLVSINSTDIQAKGGQANAQISQAQANFNSAKKDYDRFSNLYKSQSASQKELDDMRARYEMAKAGLDAAQAMKSEVNAQYRYTNITAPISGVITAKYAEQGDMASPGMPLLTIESPSALQAQVLVSEQNITLIKQGIPVKITLKSTNQEVGGTVAEISRSSANTGGQYLVKVNVSDSANLLSGMFVNVQFPFKNNGKTNLDFQEGVMIPKSALVENGQLTGVYTVSSNNTAILRWVKTGKHFGDQVEILSGLNAKEPYIVSAEGKLFNGAKVTK